A region of the Mesoterricola sediminis genome:
CGACCACCAGTTCGATCGCTGGGACCTGAGCCCCGCCGAGCGCGAGGTGGCCCTCCTCCTCCTCAAGGGCCTGTCCACCCGGGAGATCGGCGACCTCCGCCGCACCCGGGAGGCCACCGTCCGCCAGCAGGCCCAGGGCATCTACCGGAAGGCCGGCCTGGTGGGTCGCGCCGAACTCGCCGCCTTCTTCCTGGAGGACCTGCTGGACCCCGTCCGCCCCGGCACCCCGGCGCCTACAGGGTCCGGCGGAACGTGCGCGCCGTGACGGCCAGGGCGACCGTTCCGATCAGGGCCAGGACCAGGATATCCCCCCCGACCTCCGCCGCCCCGACGTGGCGCAGCAGGAGGGCCCGGAAGCCGTGGACGGCGTAGGTCATGGGGTTGACGGCCGCCATGGCCCGAAGCCAGCCCGGAAAGGCTTCCAGGGGGTAGATCGCCCCGCTGGGGAAGAAGAGGAGGGTGTTGAGCAGCCCCGCCAGGACCTTGGGCGTCATGGGGTCATGGATGCGGCCCATCAGCAGGAACATGAGGGCATTGAAGGCGAAGCCCGCGGTCACGACCAGGACGGCCAGCCACGCGCATGCGACGGGATGCTGGAGGATCGGCAGGCCCGCCATGGCCGAACCCAGGAGGGCGACGAGCAGGCCGCAGATGGTCGCCTTGACGGTGCCGGCCAGCACCATCCCCCCGACCAGGTCGAGGCTCCGGATGGGCGTGACGAGGAAACCCTCGTGCACGCCCCGGATGCGGTCCTCGTTGTAGAGCATGCCGCCCCCGAACATGACGGACAGGAAGATGGCCAGCGCGAGGATGCCGGGGAGCAGGAACTGGATGTAGCGGACATAGGGAAAGACCTCCACGCTTTCGAGGGTGACCTGGGACCCCAGCCGGGGCGGGAAGGCCGGTGCGTTCAGGGCCGCGACCACGTCCTGCATCGTCTGGCCCAGGGCGCCGCTCACGAAGGCGTCGGTGTTGTCGACCACGAGCCCGAGGACCGGGCCTCCCCCCTTCAGGCTGCGCGCGGTGAACCGGGCCGGGATGATGACGGCCGCCTTCAGCCTGCCCGAGGCCACTGCCCGCCGGGCCGAGGTTTCGTCCCCCACCTCCACGAGCCGGAGGGCGCCCCCGTTCGTCGCCACCGACTGCAGGGCGGTCCGGAGCCGCACGGCCTGGCTCCCGTGGTCCAGGTCGACCAGGCCGACGGGGCAATGCACGATCCTCCCGCCGAAGGCGTGGCCCATGAGCAGGAGCTGGACGAGCGGCCCCAGCAGCGCCACGAACAGGAGCAGCGGGGCATGGAAGAACTTGCGGAGCTCGCGCTCCGCGATGGCGAGCAGCCCCATCATGCCTCCTCCTCCGGGCCTGCACCGGACCCGCCCGGGTCCTTCCCGGAGATGACGTGGCCGGTGAAGTGCACGAACACGTCGTCCAGCGTCGTCGGTTTCCTGCCGGGGGAGACCTCCTCCCCCACCCTCCCCCCGGGAACCGACCGCTTCAGGTTCTCGGACGTGTCCAGCGCCACCAGGGTTCCCTGGTCCACGATGGCGATGCGGCCGCAGAGGGCGTCCGCCTCGTCCATGTGGTGCGTGCTGAGGAGCATGGTGATGCCGTGCTCCCGGTTCAGGCGCTTCAGGAGGTCCCACACCCTCACGCGGGAGACGGGGTCCAGCCCCGTCGTGGGCTCGTCCAGGAAGAACACCCGGGGACTGTGGATGAGCCCCCGGGCGATCTCCAGGCGTCGGCGCATGCCACCCGAAAGGGTCCTCACCATGGCCTTGCGCTTGTGCACCAGGTCCACCGCCTCCAGCAGCTCCTCCATGCTCCGCCTCCGCCGGGGGGCCTCGAGCCCGTACAGCTTGGCGTAGATGGAGAGGTTCTCCTCCACCGTGAGATCCGTGTCGCTGGTCATGGCCTGGGGCAGCACCCCGATGCGCCGCCGGACCCCGTCCGGATCCGTGCGGACGCTGCATCCGCCGATCACCACCTCCCCTTCCGTGATCGGAAGGAGGGCCGTCATCATCCGGATCAGGGTGCTCTTGCCGGCGCCGTTGGGGCCGAGCAGCCCCAGCACCTCCCCGGAGCCCACCCCGAAGCTCACGCCCCTGACGGCCTCGAAATCCCCGAACCGCTTCACGACCCGCTCGACCTGGATGGAACCGGCCTCGACGCGGCTCATGACGGCCTCCGCATGGCGGCGGGGATCGTGACCTCCGCCGTCATCCCGGGCACGAAGCGTCCACCCGGATTCGGGACGCGCAGCTTCAGGCGGATGCAGCGGATGTCCCGCTTCCCGGCGCCCACATCCCGCTGGGTCGCGAAATCCGCCTCCGCCGCCTTCGCGATCACCCGGCCTTCGACCTGGGTCCCCCCGGGCATGCGGACCTTCAGCACATCGTGGACCGCCACCCGGTCGGCCTCGGTCTCCGGAAGCCCGACCCAGACCCAGGTCTCGGCGAGATCCGTGAGCACCACCACGGGGGCGCCGGAGGCCACCCCCTCCCCCTCCCGGGCCACGACCGTGGCGACGCGCCCGGTGACCGGCGCGACGAGCTTCGTGTAGCCCAGCCGGGTTCCGGATTCGGCGGCGAGGGCCTGGGCGGACCGGAGCTGCTGCTCCATGGAGGCCACCGTTTGGCGGGCGGCCCGAGCCTGGTACGCCCGCGCCTGGGCGGTCCGGAGGCCGGCCTTGGCCTGTTCGACCGCCTTTTCCGCGGCGCGTTCCCGGGCCCGCAGGGCCTCCAGATTCTGCTGGGCGGTCTCCTGGTCCTGGAGGGACATGGCGCCCATGCGGGTGAGCGTGATCGTCCGCTGCGTCTGCCCTTCCTGGCGCGTGCGGTTCGCCGCGGCCTCCGCGAGGGAGGCCGTGGCCATGTCCAGGGTCGCCTGGGCGCTGGCGACCCCGCTGGCCACCTCCCCCAGGGTGCCCAGGGCCGAAGCCCGGGCGGCGAGCACCTGGCTTTCCAGGCTTCCGGCCTGGGCCCGGCTGGCGTCGTGCGCCGCGGCGAGTTCCCCCCCCTCCAGCACGGCGAGCAGGTCCCCCGCCCGGACATCCTGGCCTTCCGCCACCAGGAGCCGCTCGACGCGGCCCGGAACCTGGGGGCTCACCAGCACCTGGTGCGCGTCCAGCGTGCCGGTCACCCGCAGATCCGGGAGGTGGAAGGTTCCGTAGGCGCTCGCGCCCAGGGCCAGCGCGCCCAGGGCGCCGGAGATTCCAAGCAGACGTTTCCTGTTGCCAGGCAGATTCATGGCAGGTCCTTCGGGATGAGGTTGGCGATGGAAGGGAACCCCTGGACCACCGGCCGCCGGCCCCGGATCCAGGGGGCCGCCAAGGGCGGGGGAGGTGTGAGGGGCTTGCTAGGGTTTCAGGCCCTTGATGACGCAGGCGAAGGCCTTCCCGATCAGGTCCAGGTCGACCCTGGCCGGGGAGGCCTCCAGGGGCCGGGTCCGGTCAGGAACCCAGCGCAGCATGGCGTAAAGCGGGCCATAGGCCAGCGACCAGT
Encoded here:
- a CDS encoding ABC transporter permease, which translates into the protein MMGLLAIAERELRKFFHAPLLLFVALLGPLVQLLLMGHAFGGRIVHCPVGLVDLDHGSQAVRLRTALQSVATNGGALRLVEVGDETSARRAVASGRLKAAVIIPARFTARSLKGGGPVLGLVVDNTDAFVSGALGQTMQDVVAALNAPAFPPRLGSQVTLESVEVFPYVRYIQFLLPGILALAIFLSVMFGGGMLYNEDRIRGVHEGFLVTPIRSLDLVGGMVLAGTVKATICGLLVALLGSAMAGLPILQHPVACAWLAVLVVTAGFAFNALMFLLMGRIHDPMTPKVLAGLLNTLLFFPSGAIYPLEAFPGWLRAMAAVNPMTYAVHGFRALLLRHVGAAEVGGDILVLALIGTVALAVTARTFRRTL
- a CDS encoding ABC transporter ATP-binding protein, which gives rise to MSRVEAGSIQVERVVKRFGDFEAVRGVSFGVGSGEVLGLLGPNGAGKSTLIRMMTALLPITEGEVVIGGCSVRTDPDGVRRRIGVLPQAMTSDTDLTVEENLSIYAKLYGLEAPRRRRSMEELLEAVDLVHKRKAMVRTLSGGMRRRLEIARGLIHSPRVFFLDEPTTGLDPVSRVRVWDLLKRLNREHGITMLLSTHHMDEADALCGRIAIVDQGTLVALDTSENLKRSVPGGRVGEEVSPGRKPTTLDDVFVHFTGHVISGKDPGGSGAGPEEEA
- a CDS encoding HlyD family secretion protein, which codes for MNLPGNRKRLLGISGALGALALGASAYGTFHLPDLRVTGTLDAHQVLVSPQVPGRVERLLVAEGQDVRAGDLLAVLEGGELAAAHDASRAQAGSLESQVLAARASALGTLGEVASGVASAQATLDMATASLAEAAANRTRQEGQTQRTITLTRMGAMSLQDQETAQQNLEALRARERAAEKAVEQAKAGLRTAQARAYQARAARQTVASMEQQLRSAQALAAESGTRLGYTKLVAPVTGRVATVVAREGEGVASGAPVVVLTDLAETWVWVGLPETEADRVAVHDVLKVRMPGGTQVEGRVIAKAAEADFATQRDVGAGKRDIRCIRLKLRVPNPGGRFVPGMTAEVTIPAAMRRPS